The following is a genomic window from Crossiella equi.
GCGAGGCGTTGACGTGGTCGTTCGGGTGCACGTCCCGGCCCAGCGCGCGGGTGGCCAGGGTCGCGATGACCTCGTTGGCGTTCATGTTCGAGGAGGTGCCGGACCCGGTCTGGAACACGTCCACCGGGAAGTGCGCGTCGTGCGCGCCGCCCGCCACCTCGTCCGCGGCGTTGGCCACCGCCTCGGCCACGTCCGGCGCGAGCACGCCCAGCCGCCCGTTCACGCGGGCCGCGGCGGCCTTGACCAGCCCGAGCGCCCGGATCTGGGCCCGTTCCAGGCCGCGCCCGGAGATCGGGAAGTTCTCCACCGCGCGCTGGGTCTGGGCCCGCCACAGGGCGTCGGCGGGCACCCTGACCTCGCCCATGGTGTCGTGCTCGATCCGGTACTCCTGCTCGCTCATACCCCGAATTCTGCGCCTGATCGTGAAAGCGGGCACCGTGGCGACTGACACCCCTAAGCTCGGAATGGTTCCCACCACTGGCCAGAGAGCGGGTGTTGATGAGCGCACCGTCCGAGCACAGCCACGTGGACCTGCTGATCGTCGGAGCAGGCCCCACCGGACTCTTCGCGGCCTACTACGCGGGCTTCCGGGACCTCTCCACGGCCCTCGTGGACTCGCTGCCCGAACCGGGCGGCCAGGTCACCGCGATGTACCCGGAGAAGATGATTTTCGACGTCGCGGGCTTTCCCGCGGTGAAGGGCCGGGACCTGGTCACCGCCCTGGTCGAGCAGGCCGGTCAGTACCAGCCGCGGTACCTGTTGAACCGCAAGGCCCGCACGCTGTCCACAGTGGACGGAGGCGGATACGACGTCGGCCTGGCCGACGGCAGCGTCGTGCGGGCCGGGGCGGTGCTGGTGACCGCCGGGCTCGGCGAGTTCCGGCCCCGGCCGCTGCCGGTGGGCGAGGAGTGGTTCGGGCGCGGCCTGTCCTACTTCGTGCCCGCCCTGGAGGTGCACCGCGACCAGGACGTGGTGGTGGTCGGGGGCGGCGACTCCGCCTTCGACTGGGTGCTGGCCCTGCACCCGATCGCCCGCAGCGTCACCCTGGTGCACCGCCGCGCGGCCTTCCGCGCGCACCAGGCCACCGTGCGGCAGGTGCGCGAGCTGGGCGTGCCCATCCACACCGACGCCGAGGTCGCCGCGATCCGGGGCACCGACGCCGTGGCCGAGGTTGAGCTGGCCTTCAAGTCCGGGGACCACAAGGTGCTGCCCGCGCAGGCCGTGGTGGCCGCGCTCGGCTTCACCGCCGACCTCGGGCCGCTGGAGACCTGGGGCCTGGACCTGGACAAGCGCACGGTCCTGGTGGACAGCACCGGCCGCACCAACCGCGACCGGGTCTACGCGGCGGGCGACGTGGCCAGCTACCCGGGCAAGGTGCGGCTGATCGCCACCGGGTTCGGCGAGGCGGCCACCGCGGTCAACAACATCGCGGTCGCGCTCAACCCGGACGCCC
Proteins encoded in this region:
- a CDS encoding NAD(P)/FAD-dependent oxidoreductase → MMSAPSEHSHVDLLIVGAGPTGLFAAYYAGFRDLSTALVDSLPEPGGQVTAMYPEKMIFDVAGFPAVKGRDLVTALVEQAGQYQPRYLLNRKARTLSTVDGGGYDVGLADGSVVRAGAVLVTAGLGEFRPRPLPVGEEWFGRGLSYFVPALEVHRDQDVVVVGGGDSAFDWVLALHPIARSVTLVHRRAAFRAHQATVRQVRELGVPIHTDAEVAAIRGTDAVAEVELAFKSGDHKVLPAQAVVAALGFTADLGPLETWGLDLDKRTVLVDSTGRTNRDRVYAAGDVASYPGKVRLIATGFGEAATAVNNIAVALNPDAHLFPGHSSNM